The nucleotide window TTGGGAACAACTATAACATCGTCTGTCATGTCCTCGGGAATTCCGGCAGCCCGTTTGATGTCATTGAGTCTAGAGATGGCTTCTTCTTTGGTGTTTGAGGTTTTGTCGAGGACTTTAAAAGCATCCCCAAGGCGACCCTGGAGGACTAGCCATCTCGGAGACTCGGGCATTGCCAACACTCCAATGGCTAGGCACACTGAGGGAATCGCTCCGACACCTAACATGAATCTCCACCCAATATGCACGGGAAGCTTGGCAAAAAAGTAGTTCGATACGTACCCAAGAAGTATACCAATGTTGATAAATATCTGCATACAAAAGAACATATAAGCACTAAGTTTCATTTAAAATGTGCTttttattatatctaaaattagaAAGGTCAGATCTATTAGACCTCAGGGAAAGAGCTGAGAAAACCACGAGAAGTAGCAGGAGCAACTTCAGCCGTGTAAACCGGTGCGATCATCATAGCATAACCGACGCCAATACCAGCTACAAAACGGCCAACCATAATGAAAGGATAATTTGTGGCAAACCCCATGAGAAGGGCACCACAAAAGAAGAAGGCTCCTGCCAACACTATGGTGTATCGTCTCCCGATCCAATCAGAAGTTCTCCCCGCGGCGCCTGAACCTACCAGGGAGTAGATGTTTAAAATTCCCATGAGAATCTCAAGCTGTACGTCTGACAGTTTCAAAtcttcttttataaaaattgcAGCTCCACTCATCACTCCAATGTCTGCAACATCCATAGATATGTAAGGACGATTACAGAAACCAACTATGACATGGATCGTTAGAATAAAATCGTACCGTAACCAAGGATGATTGAAGTCATGGAGGCTAAGATTGCACATGCAAAAGCAAACCGGCTTCTATTCCCCCTCGGCGCCTCGGCTTCTGCAGTGACAACACCTTTCTCTATTCCAGAGGAACTCATCGTCTTCACTATGATTGCaagaaaatgaaattaattaatagaagAGAGTATGAAAATGGAAAATGAACTTTGGTTCTTGTGGATGATGGAATTATTGGGATGATGGAATGGGTTTAAATAAATGTGTAATGCTCACAACAAAAACTAACTAATACCGACTGTTAAGAAAATACTTAGTTAACTGATTACCCGTTATGGTTAAACAAAATTTCAGGGATATAAATATAGATTAGAAGATGTCAAGATCCAGTGTTTTCCTCTCATCAACAAGTTTTGTCCTAAAATCGGTTGCTTACAGTAAAAACAGATCTAAcaagattctctctctctctctctctctctctctctctctctctctctctctctctctctctctctctctctctctctctcctaaaGTTAGTAacatatcttattatataaaaggttagttctttaaaattaataattaacactATCACTACACAGTgcacttaaaattttgaaatggtGACATGTTTGAAATATATCATAGATAATAAGATAAACTAGAGTTGACCCACGAAACCACTGGAGACTTTAGGATTTGAGGATTTGctactttgtaaagggagaaggctccatctctctcgcCTAGAGAAGATTATCTTGAACCCTCTTTTTGTTTCTGTTATTCTTATGCAGTATTATTCAATATTGATGTTTGTGTTTTCTTGTGTCATGGCTGAGTAGTCGGCTAGCTAGTCTAGGGTTCTAGGGTGTTAATCATGTGagctaaacatagataagtgaaTCATATTATTGTCTTCACTCATATCCATCCTTACTGCTTGCATTAATCTGGCCGCTTAATGCTAGATCCTAGGTTTAACCTGTTTATTAACcgtgtaataggttgctagatctgttatgaatgagcctagcatccataatcagcgaaagtagatattagggtgtttggtgaacctatcggacttgatctctattgcttgctgtcgcgGCTTGacccaaacgagagtttagatatcaagatcgatcagcatagggggctgttctacttgagtgatccgagttctggACCTGTTCTTATAgcgcttgaataattgtttatCTCACAAGTATTAGCACCTGATGAAGTAACCCTAGGCTGGCTTCTTTTAAGTTGAATTCacatttacattatttacttgttTTGCACGTTACCCACAAATCAAAACCCCATTATTGTTTTAGCTAAGTATTGATCCCATAAGGATAAAGTGTAATTGTTGGTCtatgtggattcgatcctaaagtgctacatcgacataccattcgattgtggtagtgtgcacattaggttaattggtgtgggtatacacgtaatatcagaCCCGGATGACCTAACTCGAAccccacacataaatttataatatacaaGCGGAGCCTAATTTCAAAACCCAAGAAAATTGATCCCGCAAGAAACAACTTGTACCTGAATGAATACTTGAATGTCCATATCTTCTGATTctgtaaataaatttttttaaaaactctttctatatatttggctaaaataaaggaaataaaaagaattttttatttagtaaaatagttATACGGAGTGAAACATTAAGTGACAAGAAATGTAATacgttttaattattttgatttaaattatttttttgttcacatAAATTATGACTTTGAATTATGTGTTTGGTTACATAACTTTTCACCGACTGGaactaacataatttttttttgtaaaatagatTAAACCGAActattaaccatatgcaaaacccggctattttacatttttgatttttataatttgcACAAATTTAGGGTATGCATAGTGACTAAGGAGCTAGAtatgatttttataatttgcacaaatcataaaacaaaccataaacaaaaatattacacaTGGAGCTAGATATCATTCCTCAACATAGATAATATTGGAATCCATTTAACATCATCTCTTTGCACCACTTTCGGTAGAAGACTTCGGAAGACTTCCTGAAGACTTCGTGGAAAGTCTCTAgcataaaataaattagaagACTTCCCACTAAGTCTTCCAATAGTCTTCTGAGAGTATTCCTAGAAGTTTTTCAAAATCTGATTCAGATCCGAAAAATCTGCATATTCAAAAGTATTCAAATGgcttcaaaacagagaaaactcaaaaaataatttttttatgcttaaataataaacaaaacaattacaTTTGGTTGAACCTATAACTTTttagaatctaatatataaacacacaaaaatatatatcaaaacattGTACCACTTTGGGCGGAAGACTTCCCGAAGACTTCGTGGAAAGTCTTCTAGCATAAAATGCATTAGAAAACTTTCCAAGGAATCTTCCGAGAAATCTTCTGAGAAGTCTTTTAAAGTCTGtctagatctgaaaaacctgcaaattcaaaaatattcgAATAGCTTCAAAATACAtacaaacttcaaaaatataatttttatgtttaaataataaacaaaacagtaatattaggttgaatctatagctttttagaatctaatatgtaaaacacacaaaaatacatatccaaaatttatagaTCTACTTTGAAGGAGTGAAAGATGAGAACCATATAATGAAAAACTtgcaaaaagaagataaattagtgagaagacataagaaaaaaaatgagaaatagatttaaagtttggtgttttgacGTTCAAAGAGATTAAAGAGAGGTTAGAGAGTTTTAAActgagaaacattacatttttctTTGCAGCTATTTGAGAGGAAAAATAGAAtatgtaaattttctttatatatggaaacaaaaattccaattaagttaaatattttcgatACATAAGACTTTTTGGAAAGTCTTCTAAGAGCctaaaatcaaataactaactaaatagcaAAAAACActtcattaaacttaaaatcaaaatttaaagtatttaatatacacaaaactaaatACATATATGCCAAatttaattgttttcttttaagttaagattttcaaatctatccgtaaaaaaatcaacaatactataacatatgttatcaaaccctaaaccaaaaaaTATCATGACTCAATCTatattcactcatctatgttaaaaataattcaatttagtaaaattaaatttacaccatttagaaatgtttatatttacatgatttagatttttctccctatcaaaatatattttataaattacttttaaGATCTAATACATGAAAAGACTTCTGGAAAACTTtgtttttggcggaaaacatAAATTCTACTAAATTTTAGATAGGACACCTACCTACTACAAAAATTCGGGCGGGAATATGTCAGAAGACTTTTTGGGAAGTCTTGTAGAAGTCTTCCAAACCCTAacctaatcaaataactaaataaatagcAAAGCACaattcattaaacttaaaatcATCTTATATAAagtgtttaatatacacaaaactaaacacatGTAAGTAAAAAATTTTGAGTTAAGagtccaaaatctaaccctaaatacaaacaatactataacatatacaatactataacatatgttaccaaaccctaaaccaaagtcTTCTGGGAGTCTTCCACACCCTATAATCaaataagtaaacaaaaaatatttccttaaacttaaaagaaacttagaaaatgtttaaatcaaattattagatagtcactaaacacatatatgtcaaattttttaaaaaaatcaaaagataatATTTCAAATCTAACCATGAAAACAtcaacaatactataacatatgttaccaaatcATAAACCAAAGGCTATCATGACTTGATCTtcattcactcatctatgttaaaaataattcaattttaggAAAATTAAATTTCCATAatttagaaatgtttattaatacatgattttgatttttttccttttcaaaatattttttataaaatttattaattacttttaaGATCTAATACATGAGAAGACTTCTAGAAGACTTCGATTTAGGTGGGAAACCTAAATAATTCTAAAATTTAGGcagaaaccctaaattctactaaaatttagACAAGATATGCCAGAAGCAAAAAATACTTCTTTAAACTTAAAAGATACttagaaagtgtttaaatcTAGTTATTAGTCACTAACAGGTAGTggtcaaattaaaaaaaaaggataagatttcaaaatctaCCCTAAAAATACTAACAATACTACAATATTTGTTACCAACACTAAACCAAAGACTATCATGACTCAACATTCACTCAactatgttgaaaataattcaattttagtaaaactaaatttacatcgtttaaaaatgtttattattacatgatatcatttttttcccatcaaaatatttaaaaaaaataaaaaataaattataatatatttaaaatcgaCCGAACAAGGAGAAGAGAAGACTTTTTTGTAAGTCTTCTCACGCAGAGGGTTATAATGGTAAAACTCAATACATGTCATTTATTTGGTCATAATGATGttgttgtaatttcactagttttttttatttttgaatttaattaaatttgggtatatttttgtattcaaaatcaaaatttgagtCATTTTTGACAATTTTTCCATAAAGTTGCACGGTTCCATATCTAGTGAGAATATAATTAACATAGATCAAAATATTTCAAGCAATAGTTACAAATTTTGTTCACTTTGAACTTTATTTTAGtttggtatatatataaattttatgtataagatttttgttgttcaatataaatatataatacaatgtctaatatttttatttaaaatatataagtaagTGATTCATCTGCCGGGCTGCCGCACCTATCTAAACAAATTCCACATTTATCTGAACAAATGAATTTGTACAATATAATTGAATCATGAAAGTtaggttaatattttattttcatctcTTTATTATACTTATTATAAATTTGGGGATTATTATTTACATGTATTAAATTTACACAGTAAGAGTTTAAGTTGATTATTGTATTATGTTAATTAGGATTTTGATTTGGATTTAACGTTTCAGATGGACTATATTACTCGTGTTTCCGTTACACTGGATTGTTCATCACTCCCTTTTGTTTTCTATAGTTAGAATATTTACCATTTCCATTAATTTAATCATTTAATATAGCAATTATTGACATTTACTTTGGTAAATCCGGTCATATGTCCGTCTAAAGTGTCCGTCTAAATTCGGTCTGTTTCTTTTTCAGTGTCTTCTGTTCACtttagttatattatgtttttttgaatatgtcttatgttaatttcaaattttcaaggAAAATCAATGGAGTTATCGCAAGTACCTTTCTAAAGTCTGCATTAAGCCTGAGCATTTTAACAAAATCTGAAAACCGAAATgaatgcaaacaaaaaaaaaacgaaaccaaATCAGAATCGTTATAAAGATACCTGTATGGAGACTAAGAGCTAGGTATATTAAGGTTTGGGTACAATTCTAATTGAACCAAAATTGGTATTAAGATATGAAAACATCCGATTAATCTATgaatttttacatatattaaggtaatttagaaattttgtatttttttgttactttgaatactttttttgttagtttaaaatattaactattttaattatatttttgaatagtttatatgttttgagtatttttcagtttcgttagttttaaaatatttttaggagTTCAAACATAGTTTACAACCCGATCTGAAGTGAACCCGGAAGGAAGCGGACAAATCTGatctaaaaattagtaaaaccCGAATGAGACTTATGAGCATACTACCAAAAATTAGAATcaaccaaaccgaacccaaacgGGACACCGAATACCTATGCCTTGTCTGCACTCATGTATCCATCTTGTATTGTATTGTGCTTCTGTCTCTTTTTCAGTTTCGGTGTAGATACCTTGGTACATGGTTTCATCCGAGTAACATGGCAGGCATACTTCTGGGGGCAGTAGTCCAGCTGGAAATTTCTTCCAAATGAGCGGAAAGATAAGTGGTGGCAAACTTTCATTGTAAGTCTTtcctttccttttcctttttcattttctaAGTAATGAAATAATCAACATAACTAACTACTAATGTATTTTCTTATTTGACTTATAAGCATACTACCGAAAATCCAAATTTGAAGGCTCCTATATATGCCCAAGAAGAGATATAGTTTGATAGGTAGACCTTTGCCAAACAATCATCATGCACATTTTGATCTCTTGACAGAAAAGAAACACATGAAGAAATCAAAAGAGGAAGATGGTGATTTGATATCCGAGAGTACCCTGTGGAGATTCTTCGGTTTGGTGATCGAATTGCTGGCTTGGATGAGCTCTTGTGAGTCTGAGAAAAGCCAGATTTTGGAGATGTCAAGGTGGTGAGCATAAGAGATGGCTGCTCTAATAGCTAAAGCTTCAGCCAAAGGAAGTACCTTTGATATAAGTTTTAACAGGCTCATTCTCATACTTATCTAATATTTTGTTCTATATGTCTAGGCTTTCCCGTGGAGATGAAAGTATCCaccaaaaatcataaatttcatcTAGCAAGTTTTACTTGGAAGTGTTAGGAGTAGAAAAATAGAGTTTCTGCAAAACAATATCCTCAATGTGATTTTGCAACTTTATCCACAATCTCGAAAATCCACAGGGTCAATCCAATAAATACGAGTCAACCCGCAATATAAACTTTAAATGCATACAAATACAGAGGGTTCAAACCTTGAAccttaaataaattttgcaaGTTATCTAACCATTTCGGCCAGCTgatatatttgttttcttatcagacaaaataatttatatagcaAATCCATTTGAAATGACATTGTTTCTTCGTATTCTTCCATTGAACATGGGAGATCGGGTAATGAACATGATCTACCTTATACTTTTAAAGTTTGTTAACTTGTCTGTCTACATAATTTATGGAAAACATACATGGAATGTATTTTTACGAAATTGATGATTTCATTGTAACTAGGAAAAACTATGTACACATAAATAAATTGTACAACTgatgtaaatatatttgttatgtGGTACAACTAATATTTTTCGATTTCACTGTCAAAGTACAACTATGCACAAACTAGTATAAGTcaaaaactagtacaactatgtaCAGAAGGTACAACTAAAAAACTGGTACAACtacttgttattttatttaatattgttttaaatgttGACCAGTTTTAAATGTGtatcatattttaaacattGGGGTTGAACACATTAGTAATACTGGTATAAACAACTATTCAAGTTctgaaatttaaatattcaatTGGGTACTGCATATGAAAAAACAATCAGCTGGCCAAATTGGTAAGTGTTTAGATacgttctttttaaaaaaaaatgttttttggcAATTATAACACTATCACATATGTTTGCATGATCTACCTTACACTTTTAAGGTTTGTTAACTTCTTTGTCCATATAatttttggaaaacatatatgAAATGTACTTTAACAAAATTGATGATTTCATTTTATTGGGGCAAAGACATGTACACATAAAGAAATGGTACAACTAAGGTAAGTTAATGAAACTTCAACTAGTACAACTATACACAAATTAGTACAACTcaaaaactagtacaactataTAGAGTTGGTACAACTAGAAAACTAGTACAACAACtacttgttattttatttaatattgttttaaatgtgcttcaatttttaaatatgtatcaTGTTTTAAATTATGTGGTTACTAATGTCGtagttgtactagttgtacCATTTGTAAATATTATTGTGTAGTTGAATATGTTGTATTagttatactaatatatatatatatatatatatatatatatatatatatatatatatatatatatttaaactaaacatAATTTATTTCATAAGAAACATAAGTTTtaatagatcttgggaagagaaacCTACCATCCGATGTTAAAACAACGCAACTCAAATGTTGCCAAAATTAAACTAGTAATCCTATTATTGTAGTTAAACCAGTTGTATCAGTCAGACTATTATTATCGTAATCCAAACACCAAACATGAATGTTTATACATCCTTTTGAACTCTTGATGGTTTTTGTGTCTTCTTCTGGAATATATTCTACTAATCCTTTACTACTGTAACATTTTTCGGCTTGACAATTGTCTTCTTTGGTTACGAGagcaaaaaagataaaaaatgattttttttctgtaaatagTAAAACTAGTACAACTGTTAAAACAACTAATTAttcaaataattattatataaaacaaaattttaatatatattgataaattCATGCATGGGAAAATTAGACCAACATTTTCATTGGTTCTACATTATCCTCTTCTATAACATTATTCGCTGAAAACAAAAACCATAATATAGCCATATTAGTTATAAAATTGTACTAGTTGTAGGTTTtctaattataataattatactCGTTgtagttgtactagttatactagtttCAGTTGTACTATGTGTACTAGTAGCACTTTGCATTCTTCATTGTCGAAATTTTGTATTTAGAACTTAGATTTGATTTTATATGAGATAAAATAGATTGGGAATGATGAAGAATTGACCGATTTGGGATAAGAACGAAAATTTGTAAGGTtcgaagagtttttttttttattatggaATGGAGAAATTTGTTAAAATGGAGATTTTAAATCTGGGCTTTTAAAGGTTGTGAATCGGGATGAAGTAAATTAAAACTGAATAATATGGAAGGGATTAGATGTATGGCACTTAActttgagtttgagtttgatTTTTAAGAAATGGTGACGAAAAATGGAGATGAAGAGCGTCAAAATGATGTTGGAGAAGAAGGAGAGATTTGGGGATCTAAGGATCCGGAATGGGTTGGGTCGGATTATTGGGTTTCGATAGGTAGTGGTTGGGTTGGTAAATAAATAGAAGTTTTTGGGTTTTGAGGACTTTTTGactatttttctatttaaaactaattcaaaataaaaatcaaaatacaaggggtcttttttagattttttttctatgcCAAGTGGTCTATATCAACATTTGTTCCGTgagaaacaaaaagaataaaGAGATAATGagagaaaagaataataatatCCGTTAGATTGAGATCTATCAATGGTCAAGATTAATAGTTTTGTTATCCGCACCCTATTGGTCAAGgttttttctctttattttttttctttgttgtactctgtttttttttttaatatttagtatatttaatagttattttattttgtggttAATAATTTAGTTCATGTTATAATTGTGGGTTTAAGATTtgcttaaatttttaaaaatataaatttaacattcatataTAGAGCTTAAAAAACCAATGATAGAAGATTACAAAATGATTTGATTTCACTTTTTATAAGCAATTTATGTCAAAGGAAATTAAGATTAATAAAGTAGGCAAAAAACTATGATTAATAAAATGATTAGATTTCACTTTTATAAGCAATTTAAAACTTAAAGTTAAATAACAGAAAATATTagagttttaatattttagttagaGTTTAGGGTATATGATTAATTTggagtatgatatatatagtgtTTGAGGGTTAAAGGTTTGGAGTATTGATTTAAGATTTTaagttaaattttgaaaataaattattttaagaattatatttaattttgaaaagtttttatttagaGCCTAGTTTTAAAGTTATGAGTTTAGAATAGAGGTTTAATATATGGATAAAGGTTTAGGGTATTGAGATTTGCACTTAATTTTTTCTAAAGAAATAACTTTTgagtttatatttaatattttatgttaaatttAAGATTTGATGTTAGAATACTAGAGTTTAATGTTTGTGTTTAAATTTAGGATTTGAAAATTTGTTTAGGtttagggatttaaaaaggaaaatatagtGTTTTTAATTATGTGCTATTAAAAATACGCTATTATAGCATTTTCAAATACTCTATCATAGAGTTTCCAAATATACAAACGCTATCTAAAGTAAAGAGGTATGTCAACCATAACACAAAGGCAAAAAAACGTTATACTCTACTGCtatcaaaatctttttttcttgtagtgcatgAGAGTGAATATCTATCAAACCTtgccttttttttatttatattatctgCATTTTTTTTCCTTCCGTTTTGTTGTCAGAATTGTTTTAATCATCTTATGATCATTCTGTATTGTTGtgtttttttagtattttgtgGTGTTGTAAGTTtgaggatctaatgagcttaaTTAATTATGATATGTAATTGGTCGCTGaagattgttttattttctccTAGAAAAAATGAATTCCATAAATATTTCcttatttttatagaaaaaaaaaaaagacttgaaGTCTGAGCATAAATTCAGAAGAATATCTAAAAGAATCAACAATACAACTG belongs to Brassica rapa cultivar Chiifu-401-42 chromosome A07, CAAS_Brap_v3.01, whole genome shotgun sequence and includes:
- the LOC103846056 gene encoding putative polyol transporter 1, with the translated sequence MSSSGIEKGVVTAEAEAPRGNRSRFAFACAILASMTSIILGYDIGVMSGAAIFIKEDLKLSDVQLEILMGILNIYSLVGSGAAGRTSDWIGRRYTIVLAGAFFFCGALLMGFATNYPFIMVGRFVAGIGVGYAMMIAPVYTAEVAPATSRGFLSSFPEIFINIGILLGYVSNYFFAKLPVHIGWRFMLGVGAIPSVCLAIGVLAMPESPRWLVLQGRLGDAFKVLDKTSNTKEEAISRLNDIKRAAGIPEDMTDDVIVVPNRKSAGKGVWKDLLVRPTPAVRHILIACLGIHFAQQASGIDAVVLYSPTIFQKAGLKSKNDQLLATVAVGIVKTLFIVVGTCVVDRFGRRALLLTSMGGMFLSLTALGTSLTVIDRNPGHTLKWAIVLSVTMVMTFVATFSIGAGPVTWVYCSEIFPVRLRAQGASLGVMLNRLMSGIIGMTFLSLSKGLTIGGAFLLFAGVAAAAWVFFFTFLPETRGIPLEEMESLFGSYTANKKKNVTKEGKEVVEKH